GGTTGTTAGCCCTCGGCGAGGACGAAATGGGGGAAGTCTGCGAACACCCATTTGTTCTTCAGCGTCCGGTAGATCACCCCCAGGAACTTGCGCGCCGTCGCGATAATCGC
The nucleotide sequence above comes from Acidobacteriota bacterium. Encoded proteins:
- a CDS encoding IS110 family transposase, with the translated sequence AIIATARKFLGVIYRTLKNKWVFADFPHFVLAEG